The Rhodopseudomonas julia DNA segment CGCCAAGGATCTTCTGATCAGCTACGAGGCGGCCGAATAGGTTCTTTGATTATCGGCCCGGGTGATCGGCCCGGGCCTCCTCATCTGCCATTTCCGCCTCCTGGCCGATTTCGGCGAGGGCGCGGCGATGCTGCTCGGCCGATTCCTCGGAAAAACAGCAGAAGATGATTTTCGACAGCGCGCCGGGATGGCCTTCGGAATAGCCGACGCAGGTGGAGGTCGCGATCGTCGCCGCGCGATCGGCGGGAAAGCCGTAGATGCCGGTCGAGATCGCCGGGAAGGCGATGGATTTCAGGTCGTTCTCGGCTGCGATATCGAGCGAGCGCTTGTAGGCGGAGGCGAGAAGCTCCGCCTCGCCATGCCCGCCGCCCTGGAAACGCGGGCCGACGGCATGGATGACGTGGCGGGCCGGCAGATCGTAGCCGTCCGTCAGGCGCGCCTCGCCCGTCGGACAGCCGCCGAGCGTGCGGCACTCCTCGAGAAGACGAGGGCCGGCCGCGCGATGGATCGCTCCGTCGACGCCGCCGCCGCCGAGCAGCGACTGATTGGCGGCGTTGACGATTGCATCCACGTCGAGCGTGGTGATGTCGGCAATGATGATCGAGAGCGTCGTCTCGGCGATTTTAAGCGTGTCCATCTTCCGAGAAGGCCCTTCGAGCGGCTTCCGTTCCTTTGCCCTTTAAAGAGCCGTCCAGCCGCCGTCGATTGACAACGGTGTCCCGGTGATCTGCGCGGCTGCATCCGAGCAGAGGAAGACGGCCATGGCGCCGATATCCTCGATCTTGACGAATTGCTTCGTCGGCTGGCGTTCCAGCATCACTTCGCGGATCACCGTCTCGCGGTCCATGTTGTGGGTCTTCATCTGGTCGTCGATCTGACCCTCGACCAGCGGGGTCTTCACATAACCCGGGCAGATGGCGTTGCAGGTGATCGCCGTTTCCGCCAGCTCCAGCGCCACCGTTTTCGTGAGGCCGACGACGCCGTGCTTGGCGGAGACATAGGCGCTCTTATAGGGCGAGGCGGTGAGACCATGGGCGGAGGCGATGTTGATGATCCGTCCCCAGCCGGCTTTCTTCATCCCGGGCACCGCGGCAGCCGTGGTGAAGAAGGCGGAGGAGAGGTTGATGGCGATGATCTGGTGCCATTTCTCGGCCGGGAAATCCTCCACCTTCGCCACATGCTGGATGCCGGCATTGTTGACGAGGATCTGGACCGGCCCGATCTTGGCGGCCTCTTCGATGAGGCCACGGCATTCCGCATCGACCGACATGTCGGCCTTCACATATTTTGCCGTCACGCCGTGTTCGGAGGCGATCTTCTCGGCGAGCTCGTGGTCCTCGCGCCGGTCCGTGAAGGAATTGATCACGACATTGGCGCCTTCCGCCGCAAGCGCCTTGGCGACGCCGAGCCCGATGCCGGAATTCGATCCGGTAATGACGGCGGTCTTGCCCTTCAGCATGCTTCTTCTCCTGCGATTTCTTCGTTGCACGTGAAAATGCTGCGGGAGGCGGGGTTTTCCAGGCCAGTTACCGTGGCTGCAGGGCCGGCATGCACGGTGGAACAACGCCTGCACGCGCGGCGTTGATCAAAGTCCGTGAGTCTTATCAGCTGGTTGAGTCCGATATGCCCGCCGTCCGTCCTGTCTGGAAAGGTCAGCTGCGCCTCTCTCTTGTTTCCATCCCGGTCGAACTCTACTCGGCGACGAAGACCTCTTCCAAGATCTCCTTTCGTCAGATTCACGAACCTTCCGGCAAGCCCGTGAAATACCAGAAGGTCGTTCCCGGCGTCGGACCCGTCGATACAGACGAGATTTTGAAGGGTTTCGAATACGAGAAGGGGAATTACGTTCTTCTGTCGGAAGACGAGATCGACGAGGTCAAGCTCGAGACGAAGAAGACGCTCGAGCTCACACAGTTCGTCGGATCATGCGAGATCGCCCCGCTTTATTTCGACAAGCCCTATTTCATGGTCCCGCAGGACGAGCTCGCCGAAGATGCCTTCCGCGTCGTGCGCGATGCGCTGCGCCAGTCGGAGAAGGTCGGTCTCGGACAGCTCGCGCTTCGCGGCAAGGAATATCTCGTCGCCATCAAGCCCTGCGGGACGGGCCTTCTCCTGGAGACGCTGCATTACGAAGATGAAATCCGCAAATCGGATTCCTTCTTCTCCGGGATCGGCGACGAGGAGGCGGATGAGGATCTTCTGGGCGTTGCCTCGGAACTGATCGAGCGCAAGACCGCGCCCTTCGATGCCGCCGTCTTCAAGGACCATTACGTGAAGGCGCTGCGTGACGTGATCGATGCGAAGCTCAAGAAGAAACGGCCCAAGGTCGTGGAAAGCGACGAAGACGAGGCGCCGAAACGCGGCGGCGACAACGTCATCGATCTGATGGCGGCGCTCAAAGAAAGCCTGGAAAAGAGCGACGACGGCAAGAGCGGCGGAAAGAGCGGCCGAAAATCCGCGGCGAAGACGTCGTCCTCTTCGGCGAAGTCGCGGAGCGGAAAGGCGAGCACAGGTAAATCCTCGTCCCGCCCGAAATCCTCCAGCTCAGCCGGGCGGCAGCGGAAATCGGCTTGAGGCGGCTCGATGGCGACGACCGACCTTCTCAAGACCTATCGTACCAAGCGCGACTTCGCCAAAACGCAGGAGCCGAAGGGCAGGCACGGCAAGAGCAAGGGGGCGAGCTTTGTCGTGCAGAAGCACGACGCCACCCGCCTGCATTACGATTTCCGCCTCGAGCTCGATGGCGTCCTGAAGAGCTGGGCGGTGACCAAGGGTCCGAGCCTCGATCCTGGCGAAAAACGCCTGGCCGTGCATGTCGAGGATCATCCTCTCGATTACGGCGGCTTCGAAGGGACGATCCCCAAGGGTCAGTATGGCGGCGGCACGGTGATGCTGTGGGATCGCGGCACCTGGGAGCCGCTCCATGATCCGCATGAGGGCTTGAAAGAGGGCAAGCTGCATTTCCGTCTCAACGGCGAGCGCATGAAGGGCGGCTGGACGCTCGTCAAAATGCGCGGGCGAGCGAAGGAGAAGCGTGAGAACTGGCTTCTCATCAAGGAGCGCGACGAGACGGCCGACGATGATGATCCGCTTCTGAAAGACCACGAGACCAGTGTTGCGACCGGCCGCAGCATGCAGGCGATCGCGGAGGGCGCGGATTCGCCCGTGTGGGAATCGGAGCCCGAGAAAGGCAGTGAGACTGCCAAGGGCGAAACCGGCTCCAAGGGCAAGGCGGCTGCCAAGAAGAGCGCAGGGACGAAAGGCGCCAAGGCCGCGCTGCCGGCCTTCCGCGCCCCGCAGCTTGCAACCCTCGTCGATGCCGTGCCGTCGGGGGCGGGCTGGGTGCACGAAATGAAATATGACGGCTACCGTCTGATCGTGGCGCTTGGTGAAGGGGGCCCGAAGTTTTTCACCCGCAGCGGCCAGGATTGGACGGCGAAATTTCCGAAGCTTGCCAAGGCCTTCGCGCCGCTCGGCAGGCGGTCGGCGCTCGTGGACGGCGAGCTCGTCGCCTTCGACGACAAGGGGCGAACCGATTTTTCCAGCCTGCAGCGGGCGATCGGCGAGGGGCGCGATCTCGCCTTTTTCGCCTTCGATCTTCTCGAGATCGACGGTGAGGACGTGACCGGCGAAAAACTGAGCGAGCGCAAGACGCGGCTCAAAGAGTTCTTGAAGCCGCTGCCGAAAAATTCCGTCGTGCAGTTTTCCGAACATGTGCGCGGCGAAGGCGAGAAGGTGCTGTCGGCGCTCTGTGCCGGCGGGCATGAGGGCATCGTCTCGAAGAAGGCGGATTCACCCTATCGCTCGCGGCGCACCAAGACCTGGCTCAAGATCAAATGTACCAAGCGGCAGGAATTCGTCATCGGCGGCTGGTCGCCGTCCGAGCGGCGCACCGGCTTTTCGTCTCTTCTTCTCGGCACCTTCAAGGACGGCAAGCTTCGTTACCACGGGCGTGTCGGCACGGGCTTCGATGAGAGCGATCTCGATGCCTTGTCGAAGCGGCTGAAAGCGATCGAGCGCAAGACGCCGCCTTTCGCCGATGCGCCGAAGGCGGTGGCGCGCGGTGCCCATTGGGTGAGGCCGGAACTCGTCGCCGAGATCGCCTTCACCGAATTCACCGGCGACAACATCCTGCGCCACCCTTCTTTTCTGGGGCTGCGGGAGGATAAGGAGGCCAGCAAGGTGAGCCTCGAAAAGCCTGTTGCGGCGACAGACGCCGAAACCTCGTCGACGTCGAAGCAAGAGCCGGGGAAGCAAGAGCCGGGGAAGCAAGAGCCGGGGAAGCAAGGGTCCGGGAAGCGAGGCTCGAGCGGAGCGTCGTCTCCGGGTGCCGCAAGCGCCGCGGGCGACGGCGACGACATGCGCATCGCTGGCGTGCGTCTGACGTCGCCCGATCGTGTCGTCTTTCCAAGCCAGGGTCTGTCGAAGCGCGATCTTGCGGAATATTACGCGGCGATCGGCGACTGGATGCTGCCTTATCTCGCCGAGCGCCCTCTCAGCCTCGTGCGTTGTCCGCAGGGACGCGCCAAGAAGTGTTTTTTCCAGAAGCACGATTCCGGCGGTTTCCCCGACGAGATGAAGCGCGTGGAGATCACCGAGGGCTCCGGCGACACAGAGCAGTATTTCTATGTCGACGATCTCGCGGGCATCGTCGCCGGCGTGCAGATGGGGGTCATGGAATTCCATATCTGGGGTTCGCGC contains these protein-coding regions:
- a CDS encoding O-acetyl-ADP-ribose deacetylase, yielding MDTLKIAETTLSIIIADITTLDVDAIVNAANQSLLGGGGVDGAIHRAAGPRLLEECRTLGGCPTGEARLTDGYDLPARHVIHAVGPRFQGGGHGEAELLASAYKRSLDIAAENDLKSIAFPAISTGIYGFPADRAATIATSTCVGYSEGHPGALSKIIFCCFSEESAEQHRRALAEIGQEAEMADEEARADHPGR
- a CDS encoding 3-hydroxybutyrate dehydrogenase; this encodes MLKGKTAVITGSNSGIGLGVAKALAAEGANVVINSFTDRREDHELAEKIASEHGVTAKYVKADMSVDAECRGLIEEAAKIGPVQILVNNAGIQHVAKVEDFPAEKWHQIIAINLSSAFFTTAAAVPGMKKAGWGRIINIASAHGLTASPYKSAYVSAKHGVVGLTKTVALELAETAITCNAICPGYVKTPLVEGQIDDQMKTHNMDRETVIREVMLERQPTKQFVKIEDIGAMAVFLCSDAAAQITGTPLSIDGGWTAL
- the ku gene encoding non-homologous end joining protein Ku, producing MPAVRPVWKGQLRLSLVSIPVELYSATKTSSKISFRQIHEPSGKPVKYQKVVPGVGPVDTDEILKGFEYEKGNYVLLSEDEIDEVKLETKKTLELTQFVGSCEIAPLYFDKPYFMVPQDELAEDAFRVVRDALRQSEKVGLGQLALRGKEYLVAIKPCGTGLLLETLHYEDEIRKSDSFFSGIGDEEADEDLLGVASELIERKTAPFDAAVFKDHYVKALRDVIDAKLKKKRPKVVESDEDEAPKRGGDNVIDLMAALKESLEKSDDGKSGGKSGRKSAAKTSSSSAKSRSGKASTGKSSSRPKSSSSAGRQRKSA
- the ligD gene encoding DNA ligase D; this encodes MATTDLLKTYRTKRDFAKTQEPKGRHGKSKGASFVVQKHDATRLHYDFRLELDGVLKSWAVTKGPSLDPGEKRLAVHVEDHPLDYGGFEGTIPKGQYGGGTVMLWDRGTWEPLHDPHEGLKEGKLHFRLNGERMKGGWTLVKMRGRAKEKRENWLLIKERDETADDDDPLLKDHETSVATGRSMQAIAEGADSPVWESEPEKGSETAKGETGSKGKAAAKKSAGTKGAKAALPAFRAPQLATLVDAVPSGAGWVHEMKYDGYRLIVALGEGGPKFFTRSGQDWTAKFPKLAKAFAPLGRRSALVDGELVAFDDKGRTDFSSLQRAIGEGRDLAFFAFDLLEIDGEDVTGEKLSERKTRLKEFLKPLPKNSVVQFSEHVRGEGEKVLSALCAGGHEGIVSKKADSPYRSRRTKTWLKIKCTKRQEFVIGGWSPSERRTGFSSLLLGTFKDGKLRYHGRVGTGFDESDLDALSKRLKAIERKTPPFADAPKAVARGAHWVRPELVAEIAFTEFTGDNILRHPSFLGLREDKEASKVSLEKPVAATDAETSSTSKQEPGKQEPGKQEPGKQGSGKRGSSGASSPGAASAAGDGDDMRIAGVRLTSPDRVVFPSQGLSKRDLAEYYAAIGDWMLPYLAERPLSLVRCPQGRAKKCFFQKHDSGGFPDEMKRVEITEGSGDTEQYFYVDDLAGIVAGVQMGVMEFHIWGSRIDQIEKPERIVFDLDPDEGLDFGDVKTASFDLRDRLSDLGFQSFPMLSGGKGIHVIVPVTRRAEWPEVKAFARGFAVKLAEEAPDKYVATMSKAKRKGRIFIDYLRNERGSTAIAPFSTRSRDGAPVAAPVSWDELSSVKAANAYTVENLPKRLKALRGDPWGEYQSVRQSITKAAMKAVKGD